The Corythoichthys intestinalis isolate RoL2023-P3 chromosome 2, ASM3026506v1, whole genome shotgun sequence DNA segment ctggccccctttgcaaaaagtttggacacccctgtttaactgatgatccgtagacgaggccagcttctttcacttggtaccagctaaatattattcaaaaaataatgatggcggaagaaataaacatcttgaatttgaaactgtatgttgtcggcgattagcctcgcaatgatcttaattgtggttgtcagcccaaaaccctctaaacatatattaaatgcatcttaccaggtataaaatgattactatatagtctgtggtgatcgtttggtgcccagttatctcgtcgaattgcagcagtccatctcgctctcctctccgggtctctccgtctatcttctctgttgctgcaaccaaccgccacacacgccttcaccatattgattattaatgttaacgagcagaaaaacacgccataataggaggaatttacgtagcggtaatgcgtaaacacgacgagatgacggacaatatggcgcggaggcgtggttgtgacgtcatgtgagtggagtctatcccagctaactatgagcAGGAGGCGGGATACAGCCAATCACTGGGTTGAgctatacatattttttagaaTTCCAGGAAAAACGTTTAAGCTTGGTTACATTCATTGTCTCCTTCATGTCTTTGGAAGATTTcaagtgtgattttgaaaaattctGCCACGcttaaggctgagttatgcttctgcggcagacctttTCCGATTCACGACCCTTTGCCGTAGCCTGATGTGCATCTCCACAATTTTCTGACTGGTCGACGCTTGGTGACGtggcgcaaatggactgtgattggtctgctcagacTGTTAATTccagttcagcgcgaaatcaccgccatttccaaacattgttttgctacaCACAAAAATGGAACAAGCCAAcaagagtatcatcgaagagaaaGTATGACAACTTCTAcagtgtctcgtcaagacattatagattgccaaatggcaaggtcagcgattgcataaaaaaatggaagaaccaccgaaacaagtatgtgtgtgttcggaagcgaatggccacccGAAGCGGTGACacggtcggccaaaaactgccagctttttatcactttatgtcgtattttggtTGATCACttaatcatttattgtgtacatatgtttgctgtgagtctgtgacttatttacatttcacactTCTATCACAGTGGggcaattaagtatttagtcaacaaccaattgtgcaggttctcctatttgaagagatcagagaggcctgtaattgtcaacatgggtaaacctcaaccatgagagacagaatgtgaaaaaaaaactgaaaatcacattgatcacatttttaaagaatttatttccaaattacagtggaaaataagtatttggtcacctaaaaacaagcaagatttctggctgtcaaagaggtctaacttcttctaacgaggtataacgaggctccactcgttacctgtattaatggcacctgttttaactcattattggtataaaagacacctgtccacaatctcagtcagtcacactccaaactccactatggccaagatcaaagagctgtcgaaggacaccagagacaaaattttagacctgcgccaggctggtaagactgaatctgcaataggtaaaacacttggtgtaaagaaatcaaatgtgggagcaattattagaaaatggaagacatacaagaccactgataatctccctcgatgtggggctccatgcaagatctcaccccgtggcgtcaaaatgataacaagaatggtgagcaaaaatcccagaaccacacagggggacctagtgaatgacctacagagagctgggaccacagtaacaaaggctactatcagtaacacaatgcgccgccagggactcaaatcctgcactgccagacgtgtccccctgctgaagccagtacacgtcaaggcccatctgtggttcgctagagagcatttggatggtccagaagaggactggtagaatgtattatggtcagatgaaaccaaaatagaactttttggtagaaacacaggttctcgtatttggaggagaaagaatattgaattgcatctgaagaacaccatacccactgtgaagcatgatttggggctgtttttctgcaaaaggaccaggacgactgatctttgtaaaggaaagaatgaatggggccatatatcgagagattttgagtgaaaatctccttccatcagcaagagcatcgaagatgagatgtgtctgggtctttcagcatgacaatgatcccaaacacacagccagggcaacaaaggagtggttttcgtaagaagcatttcgtggtcctggagtggcctagccagtctccagatctcaaccccatcgaaaatctgtggagggagttgaaagtctgtgttgcccaacgacagccccaaaacatcactgctctagaggagatctgcatgtaggaatgggccaaaagtaccagcaacagtgtgtgaaaagcttgtgaagagttacagaaaacgtttggcctccattattgccaacaaagggtacataacaaagtattgatatgaacttttggtattgaccaaatacagtacttattttccaccatgatttgcaaataaattctttaaaaatcaaacaatgtgattttctgttttgttttttttccacattctgtctctcatggttgaggtttacccatattgacaattacaggccgctctaatattttcaagcgggagaacttgcacaattagtggttgactaaatacttatttgccccactgtatatgaagaataaagcacaggtttggtgtcaaaagagttgttttgatctttaattttcaacaacagttcatacacatcatcactgattgagagtgggaggaagaaggagaggagtcgataatggctttccccactttattgtggcaacaaaaaaatataacaaaataatagcgggctgccacaacatgcgaccgctaacttTCTCTTTCTTTCATTCTTCCACTCGCTTCCCGCTACGTCAACGCACCCCAGTATGATCGCCTCTTAAACGGCCCGcgcttagttacggacattacagtacgATCAACATTTGTGGTTCAATGTTGAtgggctgaagatccacattcaagcgttccatctccgttgatTATTGTGTAACaagaagaaaactagaggaagtcgacaagagtccccctaaACCGgccaaacacaacgccacacccctctagtggcttggcggtgaattacagagattTCCCTTGCTgctgaactatcgaatgctcatggaCGCCGTAGTAGCTTCGCCGTCAACGCAACGTTAGATTAGGCTTCCACCGTGCTTCCTACCATATAGTCCAGAAATATGAGAGAGATGTTGTCACATTCATAGTGAAAACCGATTACCCGCTGTAAATTCCTGAAGCTCCTTCAAAGTTGTATGGTTTGGTTGTTGGTAGTCTCCCTGATCATTTTATTCATGTCGTTTCATCACATTTGGATGAAAGTCCAGTTCCTAGTGTTCTTAATGTGCCATAAACACATAAACACTGATGATTTGGCTTTCTTCACTGTATTTCGTGAATAGTAAATAATGTACTAGATATCCTTTTGCAACCTTCTCCTCATTGATACCTTTGAATAATGAGAGCCATCTGATGTTGCGGAAGCTTTTTACTCACCATGAATAGTCAAAAAGGTGCATTCTAAAATGTCTAGAAAAGTCTACGAGAAGATCTAAAATGTACTTAAGGTTAATCAGAAGCCTAATAAATGGTGGGAGTGGATTGCTGACTTCAATTTAACATTCGTGATTTTCatctcacagtttttttttttttattgagtatGTATGTCTCACAaaaacttaatgtttaaatacggGTGTGTAGACTTTTCATGGGCTCTCTTGATGTATGTAGTGACAGTCACACTGAGCAAAGGCAAGATAGGTCACTAAAGCAGTGCTGTACTCATCTCCCTCCTACTAAGCCTAATTTAGTCTCTTCCATACTGTCTGGGTCTACCATGCATGGTGTCAGGTGCCTTGTGGCGGTAAGCAAAACGCTTTGCCCAGCTGCCATGTGTAAAGGGTCTGCGGCCATATTAACACACACAGAAACACAATGCACACAGACACACGCAACCCAACATCCCCCCATGCACTTAGATTAACGAATGAAGGGCCCCGACCTGTTTCACTGCACTTGCAGCAATGTCGCCCTGAATCACATGGCTCCTCGGAACCAACTGACTCACCCGCTCATTCCCTTCGACAAGGTGGGACTGGGAGGGACGAATGAGGGTGACGTCACAGAAGGAAGTTTGCTGTGTCCATCTCTATGTTATGGGCGATGGTCATCATATTCTATTGGTTCCACTGCTGACCTCACCTATATGTGAGCAATCCCCCCCAACCTGCACAAAACCCAATAATTAAGCCACCAGTAGGCTTGCTcatttgaataaaaacaaacgAATGTTTAAAACCCCCTTTGGTCGTCCACTGTAAGAATAATAAGAGCTGAAGCATGCTCATTTTCCTTGGAGGCCCACAGTTGTTGttagtacagtatgtgtgtgtgcacaGTGTGTGAATAGAGTGCAACAATGTGCATCAGACACATAAGCTCGCACATGAAGAGAACTTAATTAGAGAAAACAGCCCTGTCAGAAGCATTAGGGAGAGGTACGCACTTAAGGGCATATGGTTTTAGTACTATAGCATCGGGTTGGAGAAAAGCACACAAACATACCTCAAAGCTTGAAGCCATGCTAATGAAATCACTCTCTTTCCATCCTACTGAGAGCAAACACAAATGTTTACAGACATCACACAGTCTGTCCGTATACTCCTGCACCACGCTGGGCTGTCGGCAGAAGGCAAGTGCAGTGATGGTCTAGTCTGCATAAAGCGTCCTGTTAATTTGAAATATTATTTGCGCTCTCACCTATTCTGCCAGCACAAAACTTTGATTAATATGAACTATATGCAATTATgagtattaaaacaataaaagttgTTTGGTGTGTTGTGAAATGCATCAACGTGGTCAAAACATGAATGGACTTTTCATTTGGTCATTCAGCTTTATTAGTGggaatttgaatttattggcAAATCATTTTGTGGGGGATTATAATGTTACCACCGTGTTTATTTGTTTGCATTTTCACGGCAAGTTGACAAAGACATTTGCATCAATGAGCCATtcgcaaaaaagaaaaagaaaataaataaataaataaatatatatatatgaagatgcctgtaaataaaattgaagttaatttttttgactgGAATTGTTTGTTAATACTCATCAAGCAAATGCAACACGTTAAATTACGTTAAATTAACTTGGAAAAAAATACCAATGTAATGTTTGATCTCATTATTATGTGATCAAACCCGTGCCCagctaaaatgaaaatgaaattacCAGGCTCTATAAGTTAGGAAACAATATTTTGTATTTCACATATGGTCCcttttatgattaaaaaataattattaaaaaaataaaaagcaaccATCtaatatgacaataaatctgTGTAGAACGTGGACATGCAGGGCCGGGGCATCATTGGCAATGTTTGTCACATCACATCCCTGACAAGACACGTGTCATCAGTAGGGGGAACTTAAAATGCCATGGGGGGGCTTGTTGTTGTGACATGCAGCTAAATTGCAGAAACGGAGACTGACTCTGACTGAATGTcttgtattgaatcacaatagTCCAATGGATTAAATTATAATTGCCTGGAAAACAGTCGCAAAGACTATAtcataaatatatttaatttagagctcaaatgttcaaaaataaagaattacatatatgtaaaactatcacTTCCAGGTTTCATTAAGTGCTATTTGAGACTGAACAACACAGAAAATGTGTTTCAATGAGTCTTTATACCGTGTAGGTGTTTTCACCAAACCCCCTCCCCATTCAGAAGAGCAAGAGAGTACCGGCCTTGTCCCCATTAAGTGGGGCAAGCAGACAGGAGCTGAAATCGTGTTAATATGCTGTCCGGGGTGTAAgagcccgccatcggagcctgcGATCAGCCAAATACCCAGAGACAGGTCCTGGGTGGCCCCGGGCGTCTCTTGTGTTCTCCCCCCCTTAGTGCCACCGACCCTCGGAGTGCCAAAGTGGCCCCACCAGCCACACCGAGCTCGTTTGGACCGATCTCTTCATGTCACGGGGCTTCTCATGCAAGAAAGCAAAGTTGCCAAGTCACTAGTACAGTGAGACGCGGGGAAATTATTTACATGACAGTCAATTAATTACAGAatcgtttttattattattttgaaatcaaaaataatttttgactCGTTAATGCAGACATTTCAAGATTGCATTTATTACTGGAGAAAAAAGAGCTGAAAGGATggctaaaaatgaatgaaagcgaGTCCGAGCATATAGATATGATTTTAATTATAAACACATGTAAacattttatgaaatttatgTAGCGACACAACCAAAACCCTTTTCATTACAGGCCATGAACAGAAGCCTTTTTAGTATCGTCCGACTTTTCCCCCACAGTTGTACAATACAATCATGTGACATGTGCAAGACTTCGAAAAATAACAAGTCGTCGTTACATTATTCTGAGGAAAATGATCAGAACATCAAAGCGTCAGTAATTGAATTTAAATAGTTTTCttcttttaaaaacatttttcaacgGTAATAGTCCAAGTTAAACGGCATTATACTTTGCTGGATTTTTGTCGAGTTGGGCATAGATTACAAATGGGCGAGGAATGGATCAAATTCATAAATCACTTTTGTCATAACATGCGGCCTAATGGGCTGTATTAGGGGCGAGTAAAAAAGTGAGGCCTAAATACTTTGTTCGTTAAATCACATCGCAGTATCACTTCATCAGAATTATGCACAATTTTCTCACAAAATGATTTCAAAAATAACTCTAGAGAAAGCGACGCCGATGCATTGAAAAAGTTCGGCAAAGAGCGTGCATGCACGGAGCAAATCAAGGCTTGTCGTTACAATGTTTGAAGAGAGTCGACGGTGTCCCCGAGAAGTTGGAGCACTTTTCGGCGCAGCCGGCCAGAGCCGAGCCCGAGAAAGGGTAGACGGCAGCGGCCTGACCAAAGGGCGCCAGGGCAGTGGGGATGGGTGACGTGAGGCTCTGTCCCTGGTTGAGATAGGCCACCAGCCGCCGCATCTCCTCCAGAGCCTGAGCCTGCATGAGGATGTAGTTCTTGGCCAGGAGGAGAGTTGCTATTTTGGAGAGTTTTCTCACCGACGGGCTGTGGGCGTAAGGGATGACGGCTCTCAGGCCGTCCAGAGCGTCGTTCAGGTCGTGCATCCTCCTCCTCTCTCGGGCGTTAATACTGAGCCGCAAAGATCGCTGCTCTTTGGACTTCTTGGCCAGGGGACCCCCGGGCTTGTCGTCCCCGAAGGGCGCGCTTCTTTTCCGGGACTCCAGCGAGTCAAAGCCGTCCTCGTCGTCGCTGGTGTGCTCCCCGCCGCTCTCGTTGGACTTGGCCGTCTGTCCCGCGAGGAAGTCGGCGGCCGGCGTCAGCGGGAAGCGGCCGGGGGTTCCGGGACCGTGGCCGGCCCCGAAGCCGAAAGCGGACTGGCCGTAGCGCTGCGTCAGGTCGAGGAGCGCGTCGTTGCTGATGGACTTGAGCAGGTTCTCATCGCTGGCGTTCATCTTCTTtcccaaaaagaaaaacaaatcgaCTACTTTCCGTTTCTTTTTGGTACTGGAATCACGGCGTCCCTCCTTGCTCCTCTGCTTTCCTCTGTAGTGGAGACTCTTCAAGAAAGAGGCTGTGAGGAGTGTGAAGCGTCTACATGTGCGCGACGTTCCTCGTTGCTGCCGCGCGCGTAACTCACCACCACCGCCACCACCTCCGCCGCAACCTACAACAGCGACAACTTGGGCTCAAAACTTGTCCGTCAAAGTGTGCTCGGCTGATGATGGCGTGCACTCGCGCCCTCCCTCGCCTTGGGCAAAGTGAGGCTCGCGTCCTGCCCCGCGCGCGCGTTAGTAGGCGCGCCAGGCCCGTCGGGATTACTCGCTCGTCCAATCAGGGCCAGTGTTTCATTAAATGGGGCGCCTGCTCTCCAGTCTTTCACTCGCTGCGTGGTCATTGTAACGCAAAGTGACACATAGCCCACTCCACTGTCCACTTTGTGATACTTGAACACATACAGTTGTGGGAAGTGACAAAGTACGCTTCAGCACTTAAGTAGATTCATCAGACATCTGGTCCATACTCAATAAGCGTATTTTCTGACTTTTCCCTTATACTGAAAAcctctttttttttggtcaaaatctGTTGCTTTTTCAACCTCTATAGATGATAACATGATGGGGTGTGCAAAATAGGGATATGAAAATTTGGGTCTTCATGGATTGGATAGAGTTAGACGTTGAATAGCAGCAATATCAGGAGCCTCAATATTGATGATGCACCAGATTCCAATTAAGGAGAAAGATACTGTATTAAACATGAATGGTTTCATCTTTTGATTTGTTTAATGTGATTAGCCTCAAGACCGTTTAGCCACGATCACATTTTACCATCAGATTCTGGCCTTCGCATTCTGTCAAGATtaagagtgggaacctcttggtacctcacgatacgatgcgATTTGCGATAGagagctcacgataatgatgatctgacggtatggcgatacaacgattatcgatacattggtcaggaaatcattctaggatattctacaaacaactaatgaacagaaaaacaagcttctgctgtgaattggaatgagtttatcacgtgtagacgtccaatccgtttgaagtggaagggtgacagtgaatgaacattcattcattcgctgccatccctcccacatcaaatggattgaacgtttatggccgtcagtgacagccaatgctagccaatgaggtaattttgggccatttaaggtcattcacctgttgattttcagttacttcctttagattttggggtattttattggtcacttcctgtttattttgagttatagaacgggaagtgacctgggaatcacccaaatcaataggcagtgactcaaactcaacaggaaatgacctgtaaatgccccaaaatgaacagcaagtgacctgtaaatgccctgaaaaccgGACAGAATCACTGTAAATGTTCTGGTTtccaatgaacaaacgttcccagtctaaatgattgggcgtcaagcaccatcaatgcagccttatagttaactgagacattattatggtggaaaattttggtagcaacttgtttattttattttttattttattttttaaacagtgacacctttttaaaacgatatctcgatccttggcagaagcatatcgataaccttttgggatacaaagtatcacgatatatcactatttcgatatattgtcacacccctagtcaagATCATAATTAAATCAACAACTTCTTATACTGTACGTACAAGTAACATGTGACAACTGAACTCGTCAGTTTTTCAGCATTAGCAATGCCACTGAAGCTCAACCAGCCATTCAAAATTGGATGAGTTGAGGAATGGTGGGGTCCAAAAGTATGCTATGTGCTATTTTCTGTCAATGGAAATATAAATACATTCATAAAGTTTCTGAATCACTTATCCTCACAAAGGTCGCGGGAGCACTGGAGCCTATCCAAGCTAACAATGGACAGAAGGCAGggcacaccctgaactggttgccagccagtcgcagagCACACACAACCAACTATTCACGCACCCACTCACCTACGGAAAATTTGGAGGGTTCAATCAGCCGACCATGCATTTTTCGGGGTGTGTGGGAGAAAGCccgagtacccggagaaaacctaTGCAGGCACGAGGAGATCATGCAAGCTCCACACAGGGAGGATGGAGCCGGGATCGAACCCTCAATCTCAGAGCTGtcaggcggacgtgctaaccacttttGCACCCCAAATGATaatatgtttttatttacctCTGTACATTTA contains these protein-coding regions:
- the bhlhe23 gene encoding class E basic helix-loop-helix protein 23, whose amino-acid sequence is MNASDENLLKSISNDALLDLTQRYGQSAFGFGAGHGPGTPGRFPLTPAADFLAGQTAKSNESGGEHTSDDEDGFDSLESRKRSAPFGDDKPGGPLAKKSKEQRSLRLSINARERRRMHDLNDALDGLRAVIPYAHSPSVRKLSKIATLLLAKNYILMQAQALEEMRRLVAYLNQGQSLTSPIPTALAPFGQAAAVYPFSGSALAGCAEKCSNFSGTPSTLFKHCNDKP